The Amycolatopsis methanolica 239 nucleotide sequence CGCCCGATTCGATCCAGGGCGCGCTGGCCGCCGGACTGCTCGGCGGTGGTTCCCGGTTTCTCGGCGTGACCGAGGACTGCGGCCGGTTCCTGCACCACGCACTGTCCACAAAGGATCGTCCGGTCGACGACGAGCTGGCGCTGGAGATCGTGCGGGCCGAGCGCGCGGCGGGCCGGTTCATCCCGGGGCTCGGTCACCACGTGCACAAGAACGGCGATCCCCGCACCCCGCGGCTGTTCGAGATCGCCCGCGAGGAGGGCAAGTTCGGGCCGCACCTCGCGTTGTTCGAGGCCATCGGCCGCGTGCACCCGCAGGTGCTGGGGAAGACGTTGCCGCTCAACGGAGCCGGCGCCTGCGGTGCGGCGCTGGCCGATCTCGGGTTGCCGCTGGAACTGCTGCGCGGGTTCGCGCTGCTGGCCCGCGCCGCAGGGCTGATCGGGCAACTCGCCGAGGAACTGCGCACCCCCGTCGCGAACGAGATCTTCCTGTCCGTCGACCTCGACAACCGGCCCGTCCCACCGGCAGGAGACAGCCATGGCTGAACTGGTCGCGGTGATCGCGTCCACGCACCACCCGTTCTACTACCGGGCCAGCACCGCCACCGGCGCGGACCGCCCGGACTTCGCGGACGAGTGGGTCCGCAAGGTCGAGGCGTTCCGCGAGACCCTGACCCGGGCCCGCCCGGACGTGCTCGTGATGGTCGGCTCGGACCACTTCCATCAGCTGTGGCTGGACAACATGCCGCAGTTCCTGGTCGGCAAGGCGCCCTTCTACGACGCGAACTTCTACAACGAGGAACGCGAGTTCGGCTTGCCGCGGATGCTGCTGAAGGGCCAGGAGTACCTGTCCGCGTACGTGCTGCGGGAAGGCCTCGACGCCGGTTTCGACCTCGCGTTCTCCAACGAACTGCGCATTGACCACTCGATCACGTGCCCGATCATCACGCTGCGCCCGGAGAACGACCTGCCTATCGTCCCTATCTACACCAACATCTTCGCGCCGCCGCTGCCGCAGCCGAAGCGGTTCGTCCAACTGGGACGGACGATCCGGCAGCTGATCGAGTCGTGGCCGTCGGACCAGCGGGTCGCCGTCATCGGCACCGGGCACCTCTCGCTCGAACTCGGCGGTCCGCGCCAGTTCGGGCCGCACGGGCCGGATCCGGAGTTCGACCGCAAGGCCGTCGACTGGATCGCCAACGGGGACATCGAGAAGTGCCTGGGCGAGGTCACGCTGGAGAGCCTGCACCTGCCCGGCAACGCGACGCACGGGTTCATGGATTTCATGCTGATGATGGGTGTGGCGGGGGAGGGGCAGCGGGTCGACTACGTGGACACCTACGACCTGTTCCACACGATGGAGGCCTACTTCACCTGGTACCCGGGAGGTCCGCGGTGAGCAAGTACCTGCTGGACAAGTTCCTGTTCACCGTCGACCGCGACCCGGGGCTGGTCGAGCGCTACCGCGAGGACCCGGCCGGGACGGTCGCGTGGTGGGAGGAGACGCAGGCGAA carries:
- a CDS encoding citryl-CoA lyase, with the translated sequence MPEYPTALGASSLEKITLLGQDLARDVMGEVGFGELAFWLATQRRPGKGETRVFEAVLAALADHGFTPTAIVTRLTYLSAPDSIQGALAAGLLGGGSRFLGVTEDCGRFLHHALSTKDRPVDDELALEIVRAERAAGRFIPGLGHHVHKNGDPRTPRLFEIAREEGKFGPHLALFEAIGRVHPQVLGKTLPLNGAGACGAALADLGLPLELLRGFALLARAAGLIGQLAEELRTPVANEIFLSVDLDNRPVPPAGDSHG
- a CDS encoding extradiol ring-cleavage dioxygenase — its product is MAELVAVIASTHHPFYYRASTATGADRPDFADEWVRKVEAFRETLTRARPDVLVMVGSDHFHQLWLDNMPQFLVGKAPFYDANFYNEEREFGLPRMLLKGQEYLSAYVLREGLDAGFDLAFSNELRIDHSITCPIITLRPENDLPIVPIYTNIFAPPLPQPKRFVQLGRTIRQLIESWPSDQRVAVIGTGHLSLELGGPRQFGPHGPDPEFDRKAVDWIANGDIEKCLGEVTLESLHLPGNATHGFMDFMLMMGVAGEGQRVDYVDTYDLFHTMEAYFTWYPGGPR